A single genomic interval of Eptesicus fuscus isolate TK198812 chromosome 10, DD_ASM_mEF_20220401, whole genome shotgun sequence harbors:
- the LOC129147051 gene encoding patr class I histocompatibility antigen, A-126 alpha chain-like isoform X2, with amino-acid sequence MLLLGSPALLLLLWGPLALTEAWARSHSLRHFLTAESRPGYRKPSFVVVGYVDDTQFVRFDSDSASRRMEPRAPWMEQEEPGYWDLNTRNAEVAAQSFRLNLDILRGYYNQRSHTLQWMFGCEMGPDGRLLRGYDQAAYDGTDYLTLNEDMRSWTASNTPAQITRRKWEAEGVAEERRHYLQGECLEWLHRYLEKGKEELQRTDPPKTHVTHHPISDREVTLRCWARGFYPADISLTWQRDGEEQTQDMELVETRPAGDGTFQKWAALVVPPGEEQRYTCHVQHEGLAEPLTLRWEPPPWATMAPVGLVMGLVILGAVVTGAVVAVFTGLMWRRRNRSGGQGWSYSQAASSDSAQGPDVSFLAFKGKILM; translated from the exons ATGCTGCTCTTGgggtccccagccctcctcctgctgctctggggGCCCCTGGCCCTGACAGAGGCCTGGGCGC GCTCCCACTCCCTGAGACACTTCCTCACCGCTGAGTCCCGGCCCGGATATCGTAAGCCCAGCTTCGTGGTCGTCGGCTACGTGGACGACACGCAGTTCGTGCGGTTCGACAGCGACTCCGCGAGCCGGAGGATGGAGCCGCGGGCACCGTGGATGGAGCAGGAGGAGCCGGGCTATTGGGACCTGAACACGCGGAATGCCGAGGTCGCGGCACAGAGTTTCCGACTGAACCTGGACATCCTGCGCGGCTACTACAACCAGA GGTCTCACACGCTCCAGTGGATGTTTGGCTGCGAAATGGGACCGGACGGGCGCCTCCTCCGCGGTTATGACCAGGCCGCCTACGATGGCACCGACTACCTCACCCTGAACGAGGACATGCGCTCCTGGACAGCATCCAACACCCCTGCTCAGATCACCCGGCGCAAGTGGGAGGCAGAAGGTGTAGCTGAGGAAAGGAGACATTACCTGCAGGGGGAGTGCCTGGAGTGGCTGCACAGATacctggagaaagggaaggaggagctgCAGCGCACAG ACCCTCCAAAGACACACGTGACCCACCACCCCATCTCTGACCGCGAGGTCACCCTGAGGTGCTGGGCCCGGGGCTTCTACCCTGCGGACATCAGCCTGACCTGGCAGCGTGATGGGGAGGAGCAGACCCAGGACATGGAGCTTGTGGAGACCCGGCCCGCGGGGGATGGGACCTTCCAGAAGTGGGCGGCCCTGGTGGTGCCCCCTGGAGAGGAGCAGAGATACACGTGCCATGTGCAGCACGAGGGGCTGGCCGAGCCCCTGACCCtgagatggg agCCGCCTCCTTGGGCCACCATGGCCCCTGTGGGCCTTGTTATGGGCCTGGTCATCCTTGGAGCTGTGGTCACTGGAGCTGTGGTCGCTGTGTTCACTGGATtgatgtggaggaggaggaatcgCTCAg GTGGACAAGGATGGAGCTATTCTCAGGCTGCCA GCAGCGATAGTGCCCAGGGCCCTGATGTATCTTTCTTGGCTTTTAAAGGTAAAATCCTGATGTAA
- the LOC129147051 gene encoding saoe class I histocompatibility antigen, A alpha chain-like isoform X5, whose protein sequence is MLLLGSPALLLLLWGPLALTEAWARSHSLRHFLTAESRPGYRKPSFVVVGYVDDTQFVRFDSDSASRRMEPRAPWMEQEEPGYWDLNTRNAEVAAQSFRLNLDILRGYYNQSQDGSHTLQWMFGCEMGPDGRLLRGYDQAAYDGTDYLTLNEDMRSWTASNTPAQITRRKWEAEGVAEERRHYLQGECLEWLHRYLEKGKEELQRTDPPKTHVTHHPISDREVTLRCWARGFYPADISLTWQRDGEEQTQDMELVETRPAGDGTFQKWAALVVPPGEEQRYTCHVQHEGLAEPLTLRWGGQGWSYSQAASSDSAQGPDVSFLAFKGKILM, encoded by the exons ATGCTGCTCTTGgggtccccagccctcctcctgctgctctggggGCCCCTGGCCCTGACAGAGGCCTGGGCGC GCTCCCACTCCCTGAGACACTTCCTCACCGCTGAGTCCCGGCCCGGATATCGTAAGCCCAGCTTCGTGGTCGTCGGCTACGTGGACGACACGCAGTTCGTGCGGTTCGACAGCGACTCCGCGAGCCGGAGGATGGAGCCGCGGGCACCGTGGATGGAGCAGGAGGAGCCGGGCTATTGGGACCTGAACACGCGGAATGCCGAGGTCGCGGCACAGAGTTTCCGACTGAACCTGGACATCCTGCGCGGCTACTACAACCAGAGCCAGGACG GGTCTCACACGCTCCAGTGGATGTTTGGCTGCGAAATGGGACCGGACGGGCGCCTCCTCCGCGGTTATGACCAGGCCGCCTACGATGGCACCGACTACCTCACCCTGAACGAGGACATGCGCTCCTGGACAGCATCCAACACCCCTGCTCAGATCACCCGGCGCAAGTGGGAGGCAGAAGGTGTAGCTGAGGAAAGGAGACATTACCTGCAGGGGGAGTGCCTGGAGTGGCTGCACAGATacctggagaaagggaaggaggagctgCAGCGCACAG ACCCTCCAAAGACACACGTGACCCACCACCCCATCTCTGACCGCGAGGTCACCCTGAGGTGCTGGGCCCGGGGCTTCTACCCTGCGGACATCAGCCTGACCTGGCAGCGTGATGGGGAGGAGCAGACCCAGGACATGGAGCTTGTGGAGACCCGGCCCGCGGGGGATGGGACCTTCCAGAAGTGGGCGGCCCTGGTGGTGCCCCCTGGAGAGGAGCAGAGATACACGTGCCATGTGCAGCACGAGGGGCTGGCCGAGCCCCTGACCCtgagatggg GTGGACAAGGATGGAGCTATTCTCAGGCTGCCA GCAGCGATAGTGCCCAGGGCCCTGATGTATCTTTCTTGGCTTTTAAAGGTAAAATCCTGATGTAA
- the LOC129147051 gene encoding patr class I histocompatibility antigen, A-126 alpha chain-like isoform X1 encodes MLLLGSPALLLLLWGPLALTEAWARSHSLRHFLTAESRPGYRKPSFVVVGYVDDTQFVRFDSDSASRRMEPRAPWMEQEEPGYWDLNTRNAEVAAQSFRLNLDILRGYYNQSQDGSHTLQWMFGCEMGPDGRLLRGYDQAAYDGTDYLTLNEDMRSWTASNTPAQITRRKWEAEGVAEERRHYLQGECLEWLHRYLEKGKEELQRTDPPKTHVTHHPISDREVTLRCWARGFYPADISLTWQRDGEEQTQDMELVETRPAGDGTFQKWAALVVPPGEEQRYTCHVQHEGLAEPLTLRWEPPPWATMAPVGLVMGLVILGAVVTGAVVAVFTGLMWRRRNRSGGQGWSYSQAASSDSAQGPDVSFLAFKGKILM; translated from the exons ATGCTGCTCTTGgggtccccagccctcctcctgctgctctggggGCCCCTGGCCCTGACAGAGGCCTGGGCGC GCTCCCACTCCCTGAGACACTTCCTCACCGCTGAGTCCCGGCCCGGATATCGTAAGCCCAGCTTCGTGGTCGTCGGCTACGTGGACGACACGCAGTTCGTGCGGTTCGACAGCGACTCCGCGAGCCGGAGGATGGAGCCGCGGGCACCGTGGATGGAGCAGGAGGAGCCGGGCTATTGGGACCTGAACACGCGGAATGCCGAGGTCGCGGCACAGAGTTTCCGACTGAACCTGGACATCCTGCGCGGCTACTACAACCAGAGCCAGGACG GGTCTCACACGCTCCAGTGGATGTTTGGCTGCGAAATGGGACCGGACGGGCGCCTCCTCCGCGGTTATGACCAGGCCGCCTACGATGGCACCGACTACCTCACCCTGAACGAGGACATGCGCTCCTGGACAGCATCCAACACCCCTGCTCAGATCACCCGGCGCAAGTGGGAGGCAGAAGGTGTAGCTGAGGAAAGGAGACATTACCTGCAGGGGGAGTGCCTGGAGTGGCTGCACAGATacctggagaaagggaaggaggagctgCAGCGCACAG ACCCTCCAAAGACACACGTGACCCACCACCCCATCTCTGACCGCGAGGTCACCCTGAGGTGCTGGGCCCGGGGCTTCTACCCTGCGGACATCAGCCTGACCTGGCAGCGTGATGGGGAGGAGCAGACCCAGGACATGGAGCTTGTGGAGACCCGGCCCGCGGGGGATGGGACCTTCCAGAAGTGGGCGGCCCTGGTGGTGCCCCCTGGAGAGGAGCAGAGATACACGTGCCATGTGCAGCACGAGGGGCTGGCCGAGCCCCTGACCCtgagatggg agCCGCCTCCTTGGGCCACCATGGCCCCTGTGGGCCTTGTTATGGGCCTGGTCATCCTTGGAGCTGTGGTCACTGGAGCTGTGGTCGCTGTGTTCACTGGATtgatgtggaggaggaggaatcgCTCAg GTGGACAAGGATGGAGCTATTCTCAGGCTGCCA GCAGCGATAGTGCCCAGGGCCCTGATGTATCTTTCTTGGCTTTTAAAGGTAAAATCCTGATGTAA
- the LOC129147051 gene encoding saoe class I histocompatibility antigen, A alpha chain-like isoform X6, whose translation MLLLGSPALLLLLWGPLALTEAWARSHSLRHFLTAESRPGYRKPSFVVVGYVDDTQFVRFDSDSASRRMEPRAPWMEQEEPGYWDLNTRNAEVAAQSFRLNLDILRGYYNQSQDGSHTLQWMFGCEMGPDGRLLRGYDQAAYDGTDYLTLNEDMRSWTASNTPAQITRRKWEAEGVAEERRHYLQGECLEWLHRYLEKGKEELQRTDPPKTHVTHHPISDREVTLRCWARGFYPADISLTWQRDGEEQTQDMELVETRPAGDGTFQKWAALVVPPGEEQRYTCHVQHEGLAEPLTLRWGGQGWSYSQAASKILM comes from the exons ATGCTGCTCTTGgggtccccagccctcctcctgctgctctggggGCCCCTGGCCCTGACAGAGGCCTGGGCGC GCTCCCACTCCCTGAGACACTTCCTCACCGCTGAGTCCCGGCCCGGATATCGTAAGCCCAGCTTCGTGGTCGTCGGCTACGTGGACGACACGCAGTTCGTGCGGTTCGACAGCGACTCCGCGAGCCGGAGGATGGAGCCGCGGGCACCGTGGATGGAGCAGGAGGAGCCGGGCTATTGGGACCTGAACACGCGGAATGCCGAGGTCGCGGCACAGAGTTTCCGACTGAACCTGGACATCCTGCGCGGCTACTACAACCAGAGCCAGGACG GGTCTCACACGCTCCAGTGGATGTTTGGCTGCGAAATGGGACCGGACGGGCGCCTCCTCCGCGGTTATGACCAGGCCGCCTACGATGGCACCGACTACCTCACCCTGAACGAGGACATGCGCTCCTGGACAGCATCCAACACCCCTGCTCAGATCACCCGGCGCAAGTGGGAGGCAGAAGGTGTAGCTGAGGAAAGGAGACATTACCTGCAGGGGGAGTGCCTGGAGTGGCTGCACAGATacctggagaaagggaaggaggagctgCAGCGCACAG ACCCTCCAAAGACACACGTGACCCACCACCCCATCTCTGACCGCGAGGTCACCCTGAGGTGCTGGGCCCGGGGCTTCTACCCTGCGGACATCAGCCTGACCTGGCAGCGTGATGGGGAGGAGCAGACCCAGGACATGGAGCTTGTGGAGACCCGGCCCGCGGGGGATGGGACCTTCCAGAAGTGGGCGGCCCTGGTGGTGCCCCCTGGAGAGGAGCAGAGATACACGTGCCATGTGCAGCACGAGGGGCTGGCCGAGCCCCTGACCCtgagatggg GTGGACAAGGATGGAGCTATTCTCAGGCTGCCA GTAAAATCCTGATGTAA
- the LOC129147051 gene encoding HLA class I histocompatibility antigen, alpha chain G-like isoform X3 produces MLLLGSPALLLLLWGPLALTEAWARSHSLRHFLTAESRPGYRKPSFVVVGYVDDTQFVRFDSDSASRRMEPRAPWMEQEEPGYWDLNTRNAEVAAQSFRLNLDILRGYYNQSQDGSHTLQWMFGCEMGPDGRLLRGYDQAAYDGTDYLTLNEDMRSWTASNTPAQITRRKWEAEGVAEERRHYLQGECLEWLHRYLEKGKEELQRTDPPKTHVTHHPISDREVTLRCWARGFYPADISLTWQRDGEEQTQDMELVETRPAGDGTFQKWAALVVPPGEEQRYTCHVQHEGLAEPLTLRWEPPPWATMAPVGLVMGLVILGAVVTGAVVAVFTGLMWRRRNRSGGQGWSYSQAASKILM; encoded by the exons ATGCTGCTCTTGgggtccccagccctcctcctgctgctctggggGCCCCTGGCCCTGACAGAGGCCTGGGCGC GCTCCCACTCCCTGAGACACTTCCTCACCGCTGAGTCCCGGCCCGGATATCGTAAGCCCAGCTTCGTGGTCGTCGGCTACGTGGACGACACGCAGTTCGTGCGGTTCGACAGCGACTCCGCGAGCCGGAGGATGGAGCCGCGGGCACCGTGGATGGAGCAGGAGGAGCCGGGCTATTGGGACCTGAACACGCGGAATGCCGAGGTCGCGGCACAGAGTTTCCGACTGAACCTGGACATCCTGCGCGGCTACTACAACCAGAGCCAGGACG GGTCTCACACGCTCCAGTGGATGTTTGGCTGCGAAATGGGACCGGACGGGCGCCTCCTCCGCGGTTATGACCAGGCCGCCTACGATGGCACCGACTACCTCACCCTGAACGAGGACATGCGCTCCTGGACAGCATCCAACACCCCTGCTCAGATCACCCGGCGCAAGTGGGAGGCAGAAGGTGTAGCTGAGGAAAGGAGACATTACCTGCAGGGGGAGTGCCTGGAGTGGCTGCACAGATacctggagaaagggaaggaggagctgCAGCGCACAG ACCCTCCAAAGACACACGTGACCCACCACCCCATCTCTGACCGCGAGGTCACCCTGAGGTGCTGGGCCCGGGGCTTCTACCCTGCGGACATCAGCCTGACCTGGCAGCGTGATGGGGAGGAGCAGACCCAGGACATGGAGCTTGTGGAGACCCGGCCCGCGGGGGATGGGACCTTCCAGAAGTGGGCGGCCCTGGTGGTGCCCCCTGGAGAGGAGCAGAGATACACGTGCCATGTGCAGCACGAGGGGCTGGCCGAGCCCCTGACCCtgagatggg agCCGCCTCCTTGGGCCACCATGGCCCCTGTGGGCCTTGTTATGGGCCTGGTCATCCTTGGAGCTGTGGTCACTGGAGCTGTGGTCGCTGTGTTCACTGGATtgatgtggaggaggaggaatcgCTCAg GTGGACAAGGATGGAGCTATTCTCAGGCTGCCA GTAAAATCCTGATGTAA
- the LOC129147051 gene encoding patr class I histocompatibility antigen, A-126 alpha chain-like isoform X4: protein MLLLGSPALLLLLWGPLALTEAWARSHSLRHFLTAESRPGYRKPSFVVVGYVDDTQFVRFDSDSASRRMEPRAPWMEQEEPGYWDLNTRNAEVAAQSFRLNLDILRGYYNQSQDGSHTLQWMFGCEMGPDGRLLRGYDQAAYDGTDYLTLNEDMRSWTASNTPAQITRRKWEAEDPPKTHVTHHPISDREVTLRCWARGFYPADISLTWQRDGEEQTQDMELVETRPAGDGTFQKWAALVVPPGEEQRYTCHVQHEGLAEPLTLRWEPPPWATMAPVGLVMGLVILGAVVTGAVVAVFTGLMWRRRNRSGGQGWSYSQAASSDSAQGPDVSFLAFKGKILM, encoded by the exons ATGCTGCTCTTGgggtccccagccctcctcctgctgctctggggGCCCCTGGCCCTGACAGAGGCCTGGGCGC GCTCCCACTCCCTGAGACACTTCCTCACCGCTGAGTCCCGGCCCGGATATCGTAAGCCCAGCTTCGTGGTCGTCGGCTACGTGGACGACACGCAGTTCGTGCGGTTCGACAGCGACTCCGCGAGCCGGAGGATGGAGCCGCGGGCACCGTGGATGGAGCAGGAGGAGCCGGGCTATTGGGACCTGAACACGCGGAATGCCGAGGTCGCGGCACAGAGTTTCCGACTGAACCTGGACATCCTGCGCGGCTACTACAACCAGAGCCAGGACG GGTCTCACACGCTCCAGTGGATGTTTGGCTGCGAAATGGGACCGGACGGGCGCCTCCTCCGCGGTTATGACCAGGCCGCCTACGATGGCACCGACTACCTCACCCTGAACGAGGACATGCGCTCCTGGACAGCATCCAACACCCCTGCTCAGATCACCCGGCGCAAGTGGGAGGCAGAAG ACCCTCCAAAGACACACGTGACCCACCACCCCATCTCTGACCGCGAGGTCACCCTGAGGTGCTGGGCCCGGGGCTTCTACCCTGCGGACATCAGCCTGACCTGGCAGCGTGATGGGGAGGAGCAGACCCAGGACATGGAGCTTGTGGAGACCCGGCCCGCGGGGGATGGGACCTTCCAGAAGTGGGCGGCCCTGGTGGTGCCCCCTGGAGAGGAGCAGAGATACACGTGCCATGTGCAGCACGAGGGGCTGGCCGAGCCCCTGACCCtgagatggg agCCGCCTCCTTGGGCCACCATGGCCCCTGTGGGCCTTGTTATGGGCCTGGTCATCCTTGGAGCTGTGGTCACTGGAGCTGTGGTCGCTGTGTTCACTGGATtgatgtggaggaggaggaatcgCTCAg GTGGACAAGGATGGAGCTATTCTCAGGCTGCCA GCAGCGATAGTGCCCAGGGCCCTGATGTATCTTTCTTGGCTTTTAAAGGTAAAATCCTGATGTAA